In a genomic window of Zootoca vivipara chromosome 5, rZooViv1.1, whole genome shotgun sequence:
- the IRS1 gene encoding insulin receptor substrate 1: MASPTDNNEGFFSDVRKVGYLRKPKSMHKRFFVLRAASESGPARLEYYENEKKWRHKSGGPKRSIPLESCFNINKRADSKNKYLVALYTKDEHFAIAADSEPEQESWYQALLQLHNRAKSHQHHHHHHHHHHGDVTMGGGSIGIGEAGEDTYGDMAPGPAFKEVWQVILKPKGLGQTKNLIGIYRLCLTNKTISFVKLNSDAAAVVLQLLNIRRCGHSENFFFIEVGRSAVTGPGEFWMQVDDSVVAQNMHETILEAMRAMSEEFRPRSKSQSSSNCSNPISVPLRSRHHVNNPPPSQVGLSRRSRTESVTATSPAGSGVGGGTGGKPSSFRVRASSDGEGTMSRPASVDGSPVSPSANRTHTHRHRGSSRLHPPLNHSRSIPMPSSRCSPSATSPVSLSSSSTSGHGSTSDCLFPRRSSASVSGSPSDGGFISSDEYGSSPCDFRSSFRSVTPDFLGHTPPARADEDLSNYICMGGKMASSCCSIAAPNGHFTPRTCHLQQQQTRCPGAPCCPRLGGEDVGDPEKGFRKRTHSAGTSPTISHQKTPSQSSVASIEEYTKMLPSYSCGGSRLSSYRHSAFVPTHSYPEECLEMHQVEGNHHRTNSTPHTDDGYMPMLPGVAPVPNGGSTPKGGDYMPMSPKSVSAPQQIINPGRGGRHVQATVDSNGYMMMSPSGSCSPDSGSAAYSKLWMNGTSHHPKLSVESNEGKLPSGGSDYINMSPASGSATSTPPDCYFASSGPPGPEEPSVQGPTRSHHKPIYSYFSLPRSFKHMQRRTGEEGNAQMRVSFSSGRLLYAAAEDSSSSTSSDSLGGPGGQEGVGYALPAQTQPLQPATPCTADAAVRTKSRLARPTRLSLDGPKASTLPRAREQLPEPKSPGEYVNIEFKQPAFPSPLPHGDAGSSSEEYMNMDWGAACPATLASMQPSRAGAAPPGGRDYMSMQLGNGGQYVVCAHIPSPPPPALLLSYADMRMGHGRPEKSPPPVGLPSPHPQAQPGELPAVLPHSCSSSMMGPPGMSSAFTHVSLSPSRSSQSAKVIRADPQGGRRRHSSETFASSTTPGGGLGASALPHGPGGGSEDAKRHSSASFENVWLKPGSGEPGAFPGLGTAALRREQAAGGAGGGVENGLNYIDLDLVKDFNHRQHHHPHPQESASLLGVKQPTQQHQPPKSPNQPCGSSHLGDELSAYASISFHKREDIQ; the protein is encoded by the coding sequence ATGGCGAGCCCCACGGATAATAATGAGGGCTTCTTCTCAGATGTCAGGAAGGTGGGTTACTTGCGCAAACCCAAGAGCATGCACAAGCGCTTCTTCGTGCTGAGGGCAGCCAGCGAGTCCGGACCCGCCCGGCTGGAGTACtatgaaaatgaaaagaagtgGAGGCACAAGTCGGGGGGCCCCAAGCGCTCTATCCCGCTGGAGAGCTGCTTCAACATCAACAAGAGGGCAGACTCCAAAAATAAGTACCTTGTGGCGCTCTACACTAAGGACGAACACTTTGCCATTGCTGCTGACAGCGAGCCTGAGCAGGAGAGTTGGTACCAGGCTCTGCTACAACTGCACAACCGGGCCAAGAgccaccagcaccaccaccatcatcaccaccaccaccacggggATGTCACCATGGGTGGTGGAAGCATTGGGATAGGAGAGGCAGGGGAGGACACCTACGGTGATATGGCTCCTGGCCCAGCATTCAAGGAAGTTTGGCAGGTGATCTTGAAACCCAAGGGTCTGGGCCAGACTAAGAATCTGATCGGCATCTACCGCCTGTGCCTAACCAACAAGACCATCAGCTTCGTCAAGCTGAATTCTGACGCGGCAGCTGTGGTCCTGCAGCTGCTCAACATCCGGCGGTGTGGCCACTCGGAGAACTTCTTTTTCATTGAGGTGGGGCGTTCCGCGGTCACCGGACCAGGTGAGTTCTGGATGCAAGTAGATGACTCTGTAGTAGCCCAGAACATGCATGAGACCATCTTGGAGGCTATGCGGGCCATGAGCGAGGAGTTCCGGCCCCGTAGCAAAAGCCAGTCTTCTTCCAACTGCTCCAACCCTATATCGGTGCCTCTCCGCAGCAGGCACCACGTCAACAACCCCCCACCCAGCCAGGTGGGGCTCAGCCGTAGGTCCAGGACTGAGAGCGTGACAGCTACCTCTCCGGCTGGCAGTGGTGTGGGAGGAGGGACAGGGGGCAAGCCCAGCTCTTTCCGCGTCAGAGCCTCCAGTGATGGAGAAGGTACCATGTCCAGGCCAGCTTCGGTGGATGGGAGCCCAGTTAGCCCGAGCGCCAACCGGACCCACACGCACCGGCACCGCGGCAGCTCTAGGCTCCACCCCCCTCTCAACCACAGCCGCTCCATCCCAATGCCTTCCTCGCGCTGCTCCCCATCTGCTACGAGCCCGGTCAGCCTGTCGTCCAGCAGCACAAGCGGCCACGGCTCCACCTCGGACTGCCTCTTCCCGCGTCGCTCCAGTGCTTCTGTCTCTGGCTCCCCCAGCGACGGGGGCTTCATCTCGTCCGACGAGTATGGATCCAGTCCCTGTGACTTCCGCAGCTCCTTCCGCAGTGTGACCCCTGATTTTCTAGGACACACCCCACCTGCCCGGGCAGATGAGGACCTCAGCAACTACATATGCATGGGAGGGAAGATGGCTTCATCCTGCTGCAGCATCGCAGCTCCTAATGGTCACTTCACCCCCCGCACTTGCCACCTTCAACAGCAGCAGACCCGCTGCCCTGGTGCCCCCTGCTGCCCCCGGCTTGGCGGTGAGGATGTGGGTGATcctgagaaaggcttcaggaaacgGACTCATTCAGCTGGTACCTCCCCTACCATCTCCCACCAGAAGACTCCCTCGCAGTCTTCAGTGGCCTCCATTGAGGAATATACCAAGATGCTCCCCTCTTATTCCTGTGGTGGCAGCAGGCTCTCCTCCTATCGACATTCTGCCTTTGTACCAACCCATTCTTACCCTGAGGAGTGTCTAGAGATGCATCAGGTGGAGGGCAACCACCACCGGACCAACTCTACCCCACACACTGATGATGGCTACATGCCAATGTTGCCAGGAGTGGCCCCAGTCCCCAATGGTGGTAGTACTCCCAAAGGTGGTGATTATATGCCCATGAGCCCTAAGAGTGTGTCTGCCCCACAGCAGATCATCAACCCTGGGAGAGGAGGCCGTCATGTACAGGCCACGGTGGACTCTAATGGCTACATGATGATGTCTCCCAGTGGCAGCTGTTCTCCAGACAGTGGTTCTGCTGCCTACAGCAAATTATGGATGAACGGGACTAGCCACCACCCCAAGCTCTCCGTGGAGAGCAACGAGGGGAAGCTGCCAAGTGGTGGGAGCGATTACATCAACATGTCTCCAGCCAGTGGATCTGCTACCAGCACCCCTCCAGATTGCTACTTCGCCAGCTCAGGACCTCCAGGCCCAGAAGAGCCATCTGTGCAAGGACCCACCCGGTCCCACCACAAGCCCATCTACTCCTACTTCTCCCTGCCACGTTCCTTCAAGCACATGCAACGCAGGACAGGCGAAGAGGGAAATGCCCAAATGCGGGTATCCTTCAGCTCCGGCCGCTTGCTCTACGCTGCTGCCgaggactcctcctcctccactagtAGCGACAGCCTCGGTGGCCCTGGGGGACAGGAGGGTGTGGGGTATGCCCTTCCCGCGCAGACACAGCCATTGCAGCCTGCTACTCCTTGTACTGCGGATGCGGCTGTGCGGACCAAGAGCCGCCTGGCCAGACCTACCCGGCTGTCCTTGGATGGTCCAAAGGCCAGCACTCTGCCTCGGGCTCGGGAACAGCTCCCAGAGCCCAAAAGCCCTGGTGAGTACGTGAACATAGAGTTCAAGCAACCGGCCTTCCCATCACCTTTGCCCCATGGAGATGCTGGCTCCAGCTCAGAGGAGTATATGAATATGGACTGGGGGGCAGCCTGCCCAGCTACCTTGGCATCCATGCAGCCAAGCCGGGCCGGGGCAGCTCCCCCCGGTGGCCGAGACTATATGAGCATGCAGCTGGGCAACGGGGGGCAGTATGTAGTGTGTGCCCACATCCCCTCGCCTCCCCCTCCTGCCCTTCTGCTCAGCTACGCTGACATGAGGATGGGTCACGGCAGGCCGGAGAAAAGCCCCCCGCCTGTGGGGCTGCCTTCCCCACACCCCCAGGCGCAGCCGGGGGAGCTGCCGGCCGTCTTGCCCCACTCCTGCTCCTCGTCCATGATGGGGCCCCCGGGGATGAGCAGCGCCTTCACGCACGTCAGCCTGAGCCCCAGCCGCAGCAGCCAGAGTGCCAAAGTGATCCGCGCCGACCCGCAGGGAGGCCGGCGCCGCCACAGCTCCGAGACATTTGCTTCCTCCACTACGCCCGGCGGTGGCCTCGGTGCCTCAGCCCTGCCCCACGGACCAGGAGGAGGCTCCGAGGACGCCAAGCGCCACAGCTCAGCCTCCTTCGAAAACGTCTGGCTCAAGCCTGGATCTGGGGAGCCGGGGGCATTCCCTGGCCTTGGCACGGCGGCGTTGAGGAGGGAGCAGGCAGCTGGCGGGGCTGGGGGTGGCGTGGAGAATGGGCTCAATTACATCGACCTGGACTTAGTGAAGGATTTTAATCACCGccagcaccaccacccccaccctcagGAGAGCGCTTCTCTGCTAGGGGTCAAGCAGCCGACACAGCAGCATCAGCCACCTAAATCTCCTAATCAGCCTTGTGGGAGTAGCCACTTGGGTGATGAATTAAGTGCATATGCCAGCATCAGCTTCCACAAGCGGGAGGACATCCAGTAG